In the Carassius gibelio isolate Cgi1373 ecotype wild population from Czech Republic chromosome B24, carGib1.2-hapl.c, whole genome shotgun sequence genome, one interval contains:
- the and1 gene encoding actinodin1, translating to MAHLRGSSIFHVLLLATLLLPEFLLAGPVTQHLKGDDGSDEKAGIEAVPKKLIRNRRNISWYKQHSDFWSWYKYFTDNGNQEGVAELDRVYLSYLQNKNRAESGRSYKLYLQHLSDIYKSCAESDDPNCVASYTNRPKPKAEAPVPAPVKSCDPYRDPYCLHSKGYSYYPYMSPAPAAVKGPAPAPAPVKAPAYIHTPVVKDPRSGQYYYSPLVQPFLSAEQRTELLRICDAEDVECLQYHLRAAYGYKPAAALAPSYAHLGCDPKTDPHCVPHLVQKAPSGLYLRYPHCDPRVDPYCAYAAALASSQNHEAPSSGLERPCNPLYEDNCNPLTATRFGSLAPENLKDDPASEAGAMRAPPSPRRDPYAMHRDASAGDDLRRHQPTHLQPPRYQPEEPQHPLGPRGKTKEGYDCFIGYDQECFPLGSQNEHRPAVHRQPSNPSEAYEPHLNADGTRNGVVEPDPDCDPEYDRNCRLRRYRSEVAEPASPSPQEEPAQEESHREEIPQHREESYPEAPGYDQQQYEHYMSGQEDPYAGYGAQEPGATSFQDILRGYGGRYPGQDDHRAYNGDYRKK from the exons ATGGCTCATTTGAGAGGATCTTCCATCTTCCATGTGTTGCTGCTTGCAACATTATTATTACCAG AGTTTCTGTTGGCTGGCCCTGTGACCCAGCATTTAAAAGGAGATG ATGGAAGTGATGAAAAGGCTGGCATTGAAGCAGTTCCAAAGAAACTAATCCGCAACAGGAGAAACATCAGTTGGTACAAGCAGCACTCTGACTTCTGGAGCTGGTACAAATACTTCACTGACAATGGAAACCAAGAGGGA GTTGCAGAGCTGGATCGCGTCTATCTTTCATACTTGCAGAACAAGAATCGGGCTGAGTCAGGTCGTTCCTACAAGCTGTACCTGCAGCACCTTAGCGACATCTACAAATCTTGTGCCGAGTCTGATGACCCAAACTGTGTGGCCTCGTACACCAACAGACCCAAACCCAAAGCTGAGGCACCAGTGCCTGCCCCAGTCAAGTCTTGTGACCCTTACAGAGACCCATACTGCTTGCACTCAAAGGGGTACTCTTATTACCCATACATGTCTCCGGCCCCAGCCGCTGTCAAAGGCCCTGCACCTGCCCCTGCCCCAGTCAAAGCCCCAGCCTACATTCACACACCTGTGGTGAAGGATCCACGTTCTGGTCAGTACTACTACTCTCCGCTGGTGCAACCCTTCCTGTCAGCAGAGCAGAGGACCGAGCTGTTGCGCATCTGTGATGCCGAGGATGTCGAGTGTCTTCAGTACCACCTCCGTGCTGCTTACGGATACAAGCCTGCTGCTGCCCTAGCCCCATCCTACGCCCATCTCGGCTGTGACCCTAAGACCGATCCTCACTGCGTCCCCCATTTGGTCCAGAAGGCACCATCTGGTCTGTACCTGCGTTATCCCCATTGTGACCCTCGAGTTGACCCATACTGTGCTTATGCTGCTGCTCTGGCATCCTCGCAAAACCATGAAGCCCCTTCTTCTGGCTTGGAGAGACCCTGCAACCCTCTCTACGAAGATAACTGCAACCCTCTGACAGCCACAAGGTTTGGCAGCCTGGCTCCTGAAAATCTGAAGGACGATCCCGCCTCTGAAGCCGGTGCCATGCGGGCACCTCCGAGCCCTCGTCGTGACCCCTATGCCATGCACCGAGATGCATCTGCTGGGGATGACCTGCGAAGACACCAGCCTACACATCTCCAACCTCCAAGGTACCAACCAGAGGAACCTCAACATCCTTTGGGACCCCGAGGGAAGACCAAGGAGGGATATGACTGTTTCATCGGGTATGATCAAGAGTGCTTCCCACTGGGTTCCCAAAACGAGCACCGTCCTGCTGTGCACAGACAGCCATCCAACCCAAGTGAAGCCTACGAGCCCCACCTGAATGCCGATGGAACCAGGAATGGAGTGGTCGAACCTGATCCTGACTGCGACCCAGAGTACGATAGAAACTGCCGCTTGCGCCGCTACAGATCTGAGGTGGCCGAACCTGCCAGTCCATCACCTCAAGAGGAGCCAGCCCAGGAGGAATCCCACCGTGAGGAGATCCCTCAGCATAGAGAAGAGTCCTACCCTGAGGCCCCAGGCTATGACCAGCAGCAATATGAGCACTACATGAGTGGACAAGAGGATCCATATGCCGGATACGGCGCCCAGGAACCAGGAGCGACTAGCTTTCAGGATATCCTGAGAGGATACGGTGGTCGGTATCCTGGTCAGGATGACCACCGTGCCTACAACGGAGACTACAGAAAGAAATAA
- the adipoqa gene encoding adiponectin, with amino-acid sequence MSTQIFLVVTSAEKNLHTRSQKDNSPGYHSTQKTVLHTVDDQIDHMALTMKPAWIVVLCVLMAARTSVSQEEDTELAEQDQREPCARWMRGVPGTPGFNGIPGRDGRDGREGEKGDNGDPGPKGPTGEPGEAGDEGPAGKRGFPGNPGLKGQSGEGSFPYHSAFSMGLTGKTSPASGAPIRFTKTFYNEQHHYNNISGKFRCAIPGIYYFTYHLTINGKETKVAMFKNGRTVAFTLDQFHSGNLDQASGGVILNLSAGDEVWLQLYDDIFDAGIYADINNDSTFTGFLLTPKILSNPTDNRRR; translated from the exons ATGTCCACTCAGATATTTTTAGTAGTGACAAGCGCAGAAAAAAACTTGCACACAAGGTCTCAAAAGGACAACAGCCCAGGCTATCACTCCACACAAAAGACTGTATTACACACTGTTGATGACCAG ATTGATCACATGGCTCTCACAATGAAGCCTGCATGGATAGTTGTGCTCTGTGTGCTAATGGCAGCCAGAACGAGTGTCTCTCAGGAGGAGGACACAGAGCTGGCTGAGCAAGACCAGAGGGAACCTTGTGCCCGCTGGATGAGGGGTGTTCCTGGCACTCCAGGGTTCAATGGCATTCCCGGGCGGGACGGACGTGATGGGCGTGAGGGAGAAAAGGGAGATAATGGAGATCCAG GCCCCAAAGGACCGACTGGAGAGCCAGGTGAAGCAGGGGACGAGGGACCTGCAGGAAAAAGAGGATTTCCTGGAAACCCCGGTCTGAAAGGACAAAGTGGAGAGGGTTCCTTTCCCTACCATTCTGCTTTTAGCATGGGACTCACAGGTAAAACCAGCCCAGCCAGTGGAGCTCCCATCCGCTTCACTAAAACCTTCTACAATGAGCAGCACCACTACAACAACATCTCCGGAAAGTTTCGCTGTGCCATCCCTGGGATCTATTACTTTACATATCATCTTACCATCAATGGGAAGGAGACCAAGGTAGCTATGTTTAAAAACGGCCGGACTGTGGCCTTTACACTTGACCAGTTCCACAGTGGGAATCTGGATCAGGCCTCTGGAGGGGTGATTTTAAATCTGTCTGCTGGAGATGAGGTTTGGCTACAGTTGTATGATGACATATTTGATGCAGGGATTTATGCAGATATCAACAACGACTCCACCTTCACTGGCTTCCTTTTGACTCCTAAAATCTTAAGCAACCCAACTGACAACCGCAGACGCTGA